In Podarcis muralis chromosome 7, rPodMur119.hap1.1, whole genome shotgun sequence, the genomic stretch ttgagagtcccatggactgcaagaagatcaaacctatccgttcttaaggaaatcagccctgagctctcactggaaggacagatcctgaagctgaagctccaatactttggccacctcatgagaagagaagactccctggaaagaccctgatgctgggaaagatggagggcacaaggagaaggggatgacagaggatgagatggttggacagtgttctcaaagctaccagcatgagtttgaccaaactgcgggaggcagtgcaagacaggagtgcctggtgtgctctggtccatggggttaagaagagtcggacaacaacaacaacaacaacaacaacaacatgtaaccAGAAATGCAACCTGCTTCAAAATTCTCACTTTTCCAActgctgcaatgcagttcttcaatccaataataataatatttttttaaaatgataccttaggggaaagtgtgaaaacaacataccaaaaaatgcattatgttcagggaaatgtgtttgaaaaaaagggggggctgtaTATCCTGAGCCTTTCACACGAAGGGGCCTGGTTGAATTTCCAAGAGAACTATAGTCCAGTAAATGAGTCACAAACTGATCCATTGAattgtggagagctgaacttaagcTCAGAGGAAACAAGAAGCCAAGgcgaactgaaatggacagattcgtCCAATTCTGAACTTCTAGCTACTCCCAGAGGAAGGTTCTCTCCCACCCACTTCAAAGGTTCCATTTCAGTTGAAGGAACGGAACAGAGGAATCCAGTAGAAACTGTTTGAGGAGCACTTTGTCTGGCGGAAACTGGATCTCAGTGATCTCCTCGGAGCCTCCTGGGGTGGCCTCGCTAGCACCACCACTAGCctccctgcctcttcaggctgctgCCAGCGCCAAAGATCAGGAGAAGGAACCCCACCATGCTTCTCTACAGGGGAATTAGCTGCATCCTCTCCTGCATCAGTTTTGTGCTTCTCTTGGTTGCTCAAGCATCCTCTGGGTGGGCAGTGCACGAAACAGATATCCTGGAAGCCTCATACACTGGTTTATGGACCACCTGCACAGAAGATGGCTGCAGTTTCTTGGCCATCAGAGAATGTACAGTATGCCTGGGTTGGGCTGGGTGAGGTTGGGTTCAACAGACATTGCCGCTGCTGTTTCCCTCAGGCTTTGAATTCCTCTTTCCACATGCACACATACTATGGGTGCTGCTACTAGTGACTTGTGACAGAAAAAAAAGATGGCTTCCCTCATAAATACAGCTAAAAATctttttgttatttgttttaaagaacaaacaaacaaacaaaaatggaaaaggaaaacccAGAAGGCTCTTAGGCTGACTCTATGGGTTTTATAGTTGCTTGGGGTTTTTTGTAAAGATTTtttaggatattattattattattattattattattattattattattattattattataccgctttatatttttcagaaaaatctcaaagtggtttacagcatattaaacatcagtaaaaaaaatgcagaatcaaacatttctgaaggaAATTCTGCCATTCAACAGAATGGGCTGGCCAGTCTATTCATGTTCGAAGCACATGAGCTGAATTAAGATCATTCCCTATACACCCCGGACTGGATCCTGCCCATGTTTATTCTGACTAACTGATATGATCGACATTTGCAATTATTATACAATCACGAAGGTGCATTTATTGCAGAAAGTGCTTTAATATGTCATTGCAAATCGCTGTTGCCATTATTATTCCACTATTCATTTATCTCTGCAACCATAGCAGCTGAATgagtgcagctctgtgagggggataagGGGTCTCCAAATAACTTCCAACACCCTTccagctacagctcccagaaatctaagggggcggagagagaagccatgactgtttaaagtgttttTGATGTACTTTAAAAGTATGGCGTGAATGTGGCCCTATATTTTAATTGTCGCAACCTACCATTGTGGCACGCTCTTGAGTCCCTCCTGCAAAAACACTGATGATCTGGAGGCATCCATACATTTCATGTCCTTTTATTCCCAGTCACAGAATTTGGGTTGCAGAAAGGAGAGACTTTCTCCATGTTTCCTGGGTGCTGTTGTTTGGGTGGGGAAGAGCTGCCTGGGACCACCCTCAGCTATTTTTACAAGTCTCTTATTCCACTTTAGTGAAACTGGACGTCGTCCGGAGCTTTATGCTCGtggctctctttttttcctttctggcCATACTGTGCTCTGTGGAATCGAAGTACTGGATGAACTGCACTGAGGACTTTTTCATGGATGGCCCTATGGCGGCTGTCTTCAGCTTGACCTCAGGTACCAATTTCGAGAGGAATCATTTGTGTCCAACTGGGATGTagctgaagacaggagtgcctggcgtgctctggtccatggggtcacgaagagtcggacacgactcaacaactaaacaacaacaacaacgggatGTAGCTGCTTTTGGGGACAAAAGCAAGGAAACTGGCGGGGAGCAGGGGGAGCACAAGTACTCGAGAACTGCCTTCTGAAAACAGgacatttatttgtctgtttaTAGCATTTATGCCTGTCTTTCAGCCAAAAGAATTCTCAAGGGTGGCTTACAAACACCAGTTCTAAGATGGCCGGTTCCCTCAGACTCTTGATCTAAAAAGACACAACGCATGAGGAAATGGGGAATGGGAGGGAGAAGGCAAAAGCAAACTGCTAAATTCCATAACTGCtagctcctaggggctgaggctttTTTGGGGCCCtcaccaaattattattattattattattattattattattattattattattccctgcctcTCAGTCGAACCTACCAcatggggttgttgtgaagagtatttgaggagagggagaaccatgtattccaccttgagatccttggaggaaaaaggtgggataaagatgcaataaatgaatacataaatGCTAACCTGCCGTCCTGGGCTCCGTTAGAaggaagggaggggtataaattggATAGCTAAAAAAGAACCACAGCACACCAGGGAGAATAGTGTGTGAATACCATCCATTCACCACGAGCACTGTTGCATTTGCAGGACTAACCAAATATAATATTTGAATGGACCCTAATCCACTGTTTCTTGTAGGGATCTGTGTGCTG encodes the following:
- the LOC144328605 gene encoding uncharacterized protein LOC144328605, giving the protein MLLYRGISCILSCISFVLLLVAQASSGWAVHETDILEASYTGLWTTCTEDGCSFLAIRELKLDVVRSFMLVALFFSFLAILCSVESKYWMNCTEDFFMDGPMAAVFSLTSGICVLVAVVVFDNSVRETTEPQLQDPSAKWAYFLSCVVCALCLGTGIFSMVLYQLSLWKPTAYSSQVAPKG